One genomic segment of Amycolatopsis sp. Hca4 includes these proteins:
- a CDS encoding TrkA family potassium uptake protein, with protein MKALKRLPLGSLTDRPDHELVGVLRMPELTVSPLRSIVKRIIGALLALLATVILVYVDRDGYRDANGDGLSLLDSLYYATVSLSTTGYGDIAPATSSARLVNVLVITPLRVLFLIVLVGTTLEVLTERSRQAFKIQKWRTKVRDHTVVVGFGTKGRSAVNALLGDENIAPEQIVVVDTDQAALDAASALGLVAVHGSATRSDVLRVAAVQHARAVVVAPNRDDTAVLVTLTARELAPKAHIVASVREAENVHLLKQSGANQVVVSSETAGRLLGMATSTPLVVDIMEDLLTPESGLAIAERAVEPSEEGGSPRHLSDLVLGLVRDGVLYRIDAPQADAIEPGDKLLYVKKVTQAEKIER; from the coding sequence ATGAAGGCCCTCAAACGGTTGCCGCTGGGCAGTCTCACCGATCGGCCCGACCACGAGCTCGTCGGCGTCCTGCGGATGCCGGAGCTGACGGTCAGCCCGCTCCGCTCGATCGTCAAGCGGATCATCGGTGCGCTGCTCGCGCTGCTGGCCACGGTGATCCTCGTCTACGTCGACCGCGACGGCTACCGGGACGCCAACGGCGACGGCCTGTCCCTGCTCGACAGCCTCTACTACGCCACCGTCTCGCTCTCGACCACCGGCTACGGCGACATCGCGCCCGCCACGTCGTCCGCGCGGCTGGTGAACGTCCTGGTCATCACCCCGCTGCGGGTGCTCTTCCTCATCGTCCTGGTCGGCACCACCCTGGAAGTGCTCACCGAGCGCTCCCGCCAGGCGTTCAAGATCCAGAAGTGGAGGACCAAGGTGCGCGACCACACGGTCGTCGTCGGGTTCGGCACCAAGGGCCGGTCCGCCGTCAACGCCCTGCTCGGCGACGAGAACATCGCCCCGGAGCAGATCGTCGTCGTCGACACCGACCAGGCGGCCCTCGACGCGGCGAGCGCGCTCGGCCTGGTCGCCGTGCACGGGTCGGCCACCCGGTCCGACGTGCTGCGCGTGGCCGCGGTCCAGCACGCCCGCGCGGTCGTCGTCGCCCCGAACCGGGACGACACGGCGGTGCTCGTCACGCTCACCGCGCGCGAGCTGGCCCCCAAGGCGCACATCGTCGCGTCGGTGCGAGAGGCGGAGAACGTCCACCTGCTCAAGCAGTCGGGCGCCAACCAGGTCGTCGTCTCCAGCGAGACGGCGGGCAGGCTGCTCGGCATGGCGACGTCGACGCCGCTGGTCGTGGACATCATGGAGGACCTGCTCACGCCCGAATCGGGACTGGCGATCGCCGAGCGGGCGGTCGAACCGTCCGAAGAGGGCGGTTCGCCGCGGCACCTGTCCGACCTCGTCCTCGGCCTGGTCCGCGACGGCGTCCTGTACCGCATCGACGCCCCGCAGGCCGACGCCATCGAACCGGGCGACAAGCTCCTTTACGTCAAAAAGGTCACCCAGGCGGAGAAGATCGAACGCTGA
- a CDS encoding MoxR family ATPase, producing MTSGTENATGARDALIALRAEVGKAVVGNEAAVTGLILALLCRGHVLLEGVPGVAKTLLVRALAAALDLETTRVQFTPDLMPGDVTGSIVYDAHSGEFSFREGPVFTNLLLADEINRTPPKTQSSLLEAMEERQVSIDGKSRPLPDPFIVIATQNPVEYEGTYPLPEAQLDRFLLKLTMPAPSREDEIGILWRHAQGFDPRNLAAAGLKAVAGAPELAAAREAVARVTVGPEVIGYVVDLCRATRSLPSVRIGVSPRGATALLAVTRAWAWLAGRDYATPDDVKALARPALRHRLDVRPEAELEGVTADGVLDRVLASVPVPR from the coding sequence TTGACCAGCGGTACCGAGAACGCGACCGGGGCCCGCGACGCGCTGATCGCGCTGCGCGCCGAGGTCGGCAAGGCCGTCGTCGGCAACGAAGCCGCCGTCACCGGGCTGATCCTGGCCCTGCTCTGCCGGGGCCACGTGCTGCTCGAAGGCGTCCCGGGCGTGGCGAAGACGCTGCTGGTGCGGGCACTGGCCGCGGCGCTGGACCTGGAGACCACGCGCGTGCAGTTCACCCCGGACCTGATGCCCGGCGACGTCACCGGGTCGATCGTCTACGACGCGCACAGCGGCGAGTTCTCCTTCCGCGAGGGGCCGGTGTTCACCAACCTGCTGCTCGCCGACGAGATCAACCGGACGCCGCCGAAGACGCAGTCGTCGCTGCTGGAGGCGATGGAGGAGCGGCAGGTCTCGATCGACGGCAAGTCGCGGCCGCTGCCGGACCCGTTCATCGTGATCGCCACCCAGAACCCGGTGGAGTACGAGGGCACCTACCCGCTGCCGGAGGCGCAGCTGGACCGGTTCCTGCTCAAGCTGACCATGCCGGCGCCCTCGCGCGAGGACGAGATCGGCATCCTGTGGCGGCACGCGCAGGGCTTCGACCCGCGCAACCTCGCGGCGGCCGGTCTCAAGGCGGTCGCCGGTGCCCCGGAACTCGCGGCCGCGCGCGAAGCCGTGGCCCGGGTGACGGTCGGGCCCGAGGTGATCGGGTACGTCGTCGACCTGTGCCGGGCGACGCGGTCGCTGCCTTCGGTGCGGATCGGCGTTTCCCCGCGTGGTGCCACGGCGTTGCTGGCGGTGACCCGCGCGTGGGCGTGGCTGGCCGGCCGCGACTACGCGACCCCGGACGACGTCAAGGCGCTCGCCCGGCCCGCGCTGCGGCACCGCCTTGACGTCCGGCCGGAGGCCGAGCTCGAGGGCGTCACCGCGGACGGCGTGCTGGACCGCGTGCTCGCGTCCGTGCCCGTGCCGCGCTGA
- a CDS encoding proline-rich domain-containing protein, whose product MTDTGGEGADTPTPSQGVPAAQTPGSGESKRPEDHAASPPTPPRGWQAPDAQAAPTTPPPGWQHGPGYRPDALPPFTGQQPQYQQPRWSPHGLGKPGVIALRPLNIGDILDGAITAIRRHALLILGIGAVVAVLSAALTFVLQKYVLTDLESFATTVDLGPAATEEELRNALFGTFGDLFIVLISSTLVQTLLLTVTTGLMAAVMGRAALGREVTFGIAWGEVQPRLLPLLGVAFVYALLSTIGVMLCIIPGVVVWVFWALAAPALVLERGTFRAAFSRSVKLVSGAFWRVLGVLLLARIIESFFENIIQLPFTLGTGMFSGMFTPGKVTVPSTGDLLLASAGQIIAGTIAIPFVALVTVIVYLDQRMRREGMDIELARAAGVQPPQAW is encoded by the coding sequence ATGACAGACACCGGTGGCGAGGGCGCCGACACGCCGACTCCGAGCCAGGGCGTGCCCGCGGCTCAGACCCCCGGATCGGGTGAGTCCAAGCGGCCCGAAGACCACGCCGCGTCACCGCCGACGCCGCCGCGCGGGTGGCAGGCGCCGGACGCGCAGGCGGCCCCCACGACCCCGCCCCCGGGCTGGCAGCACGGGCCCGGCTACCGGCCGGACGCACTGCCGCCGTTCACCGGGCAGCAGCCGCAGTACCAGCAGCCGCGCTGGAGCCCGCACGGGCTCGGCAAGCCCGGCGTGATCGCGCTGCGGCCGCTCAACATCGGCGACATCCTCGACGGCGCGATCACCGCGATCCGCAGGCACGCGCTGCTGATCCTCGGCATCGGCGCCGTGGTGGCGGTGCTCAGCGCCGCGCTCACCTTCGTCCTCCAGAAGTACGTGCTCACCGACCTGGAGAGCTTCGCCACGACGGTCGACCTCGGCCCGGCGGCGACCGAAGAGGAGCTCCGCAACGCCCTCTTCGGCACGTTCGGCGACCTCTTCATCGTGCTCATCTCCTCGACGCTGGTGCAGACGCTGCTGCTGACCGTCACCACCGGCCTGATGGCCGCGGTGATGGGCCGCGCCGCACTGGGCCGCGAGGTCACCTTCGGCATCGCCTGGGGCGAGGTGCAGCCGCGGCTGCTGCCGCTGCTCGGCGTGGCGTTCGTCTACGCGCTGCTGAGCACCATCGGCGTCATGCTCTGCATCATCCCCGGCGTGGTCGTCTGGGTGTTCTGGGCGCTGGCCGCCCCGGCGCTGGTGCTCGAGCGCGGCACGTTCCGCGCCGCGTTCTCGCGCTCGGTCAAGCTGGTCAGCGGCGCGTTCTGGCGGGTGCTCGGCGTGCTGCTGCTGGCCCGGATCATCGAGTCGTTCTTCGAGAACATCATCCAGCTGCCGTTCACCCTCGGCACGGGCATGTTCAGCGGCATGTTCACCCCCGGCAAGGTGACCGTGCCGAGCACCGGTGACCTGCTGCTGGCCTCGGCCGGGCAGATCATCGCCGGCACCATCGCGATCCCGTTCGTCGCGCTGGTCACCGTGATCGTCTACCTCGACCAGCGGATGCGCCGCGAAGGCATGGACATCGAACTGGCCCGCGCCGCCGGGGTGCAGCCGCCACAGGCATGGTGA
- a CDS encoding DUF4129 domain-containing protein, giving the protein MVTFRLTDVPVDIDRDAARRAAEQELSDPKYRDARPSFLQEVGRWLGEQLDKLLNSLSSGVPGGIFGVVLILALLIVLVVVIRLRTGKVARAARAGRVVFGGQRRSAADYRRSAGEAAAAGRFDDAVRDRFRAVVRSLEERALLDIRSGRTADEAAAEAGVLLPDVAGRLREGARLFDDVHYGGREGTEAAYRTLTELDEHCRRARPVAMAAP; this is encoded by the coding sequence ATGGTGACCTTCCGGCTGACGGACGTCCCGGTCGACATCGACCGGGACGCGGCCCGCCGCGCGGCCGAGCAGGAACTTTCCGACCCGAAGTACCGGGACGCCCGGCCGAGCTTCCTGCAGGAGGTCGGCCGGTGGCTGGGCGAGCAGCTGGACAAGCTGCTGAACAGCCTGTCTTCGGGCGTGCCCGGCGGGATCTTCGGCGTGGTGCTGATCCTCGCGCTGCTGATCGTGCTGGTCGTGGTGATCCGGCTGCGCACCGGCAAGGTCGCCCGCGCGGCACGGGCCGGCCGCGTCGTCTTCGGCGGGCAGCGCCGCAGCGCCGCCGACTACCGCCGGTCGGCAGGCGAGGCCGCCGCCGCGGGCCGGTTCGACGACGCCGTGCGCGACCGCTTCCGCGCCGTCGTGCGGTCCCTGGAGGAACGCGCGCTGCTCGACATCCGCTCCGGCCGGACGGCGGACGAGGCCGCCGCCGAAGCCGGCGTGCTGCTGCCGGACGTCGCCGGGCGGCTGCGGGAGGGCGCCCGGCTCTTCGACGACGTCCACTACGGCGGCCGCGAAGGCACCGAAGCCGCGTACCGCACGCTGACCGAGCTGGACGAGCACTGCCGCCGTGCGCGGCCGGTCGCCATGGCGGCCCCGTGA
- a CDS encoding neutral zinc metallopeptidase, translating into MPDAQPDLPWLGRPHTVSAPKRRSPAAVIGVSLGAVAVLVLGLVAIVALNRDETPLANANFRDVPTSQDVPPQQLPPGGAGAPASASDPATELSTPSPTGPQKILKLADHPILQDPNAGLQNRVCALPAWQSTQAGAEAFFTAASKCLDAAWGPFLEAYHLPFTPPSLHFPTGASFETECGTIQVGIATAAYYCENNLYVPFRGLQTDQYGNNPGVYLALFAHEYGHHVQEVAGLMDAAWQKIYEAGQNSPAGLEMSRRKELQAQCFSGMFLGAHVDQGGTITRDMYNKAWNDQETRGDNTSRSHDHGTNAHYASWWRAGATSNRIADCNTFAAPSSEVS; encoded by the coding sequence GTGCCGGATGCGCAACCGGATCTCCCGTGGCTGGGCCGACCGCACACCGTGTCCGCGCCGAAGCGCCGTTCCCCGGCGGCGGTGATCGGCGTCAGCCTCGGCGCGGTGGCCGTGCTGGTGCTCGGCCTGGTCGCGATCGTCGCCCTCAACCGCGACGAAACCCCGCTGGCCAACGCGAACTTCCGGGACGTCCCGACCTCGCAGGACGTCCCCCCGCAGCAGCTCCCGCCCGGCGGCGCGGGTGCCCCGGCGTCGGCGTCCGACCCGGCCACCGAGCTCTCCACGCCCAGCCCGACCGGTCCGCAGAAGATCCTCAAGCTGGCCGACCACCCGATCCTGCAGGACCCGAACGCCGGGCTGCAGAACCGCGTCTGCGCGCTGCCGGCCTGGCAGAGCACGCAGGCGGGCGCGGAGGCGTTCTTCACGGCCGCCAGCAAGTGCCTCGACGCCGCCTGGGGCCCGTTCCTCGAGGCCTACCACCTGCCGTTCACCCCGCCGTCGCTGCACTTCCCGACCGGCGCGAGCTTCGAGACCGAGTGCGGCACCATCCAGGTCGGCATCGCGACGGCCGCGTACTACTGCGAAAACAACCTGTACGTCCCGTTCCGCGGCCTGCAGACCGACCAGTACGGCAACAACCCCGGCGTCTACCTGGCCCTGTTCGCCCACGAGTACGGCCACCACGTGCAGGAGGTCGCCGGGCTGATGGACGCGGCCTGGCAGAAGATCTACGAGGCCGGCCAGAACAGCCCGGCCGGCCTGGAGATGTCGCGGCGCAAGGAACTGCAGGCCCAGTGCTTCTCCGGGATGTTCCTCGGCGCGCACGTCGACCAGGGCGGCACGATCACCCGCGACATGTACAACAAGGCCTGGAACGACCAGGAGACCCGCGGCGACAACACCTCCCGCAGCCACGACCACGGGACGAACGCGCACTACGCGTCCTGGTGGCGGGCGGGCGCGACGAGCAACCGGATCGCCGACTGCAACACCTTCGCGGCGCCGTCGTCCGAGGTCAGCTAG
- a CDS encoding DUF4350 domain-containing protein, with the protein MTTSVSPDLRRIWRGARIPLALLALIFVAGALLLLGRGEQAYGGLEPGSYEPGGAHALVKLLKDQGVDVRTVRTAAEADAETGDGATLLVTAPDVAPGARFDALRERAADVVLVTPGEVTLRDSLPLVHPAGRSDVGTLSPRCTVAAAVAAGDATLGGIGYASPGARSCYPGEDGGGTLLQLAEGNRTTTLLGTPAPLTNERLGEQGNAALALHLLGAHPKLVWYLPSASDPALENSRRSIFDLIPDGWYYGAAQAFVAVALLALWRARRLGPVVTEPLPIVVRAAETAEGRARLYRRAKAAGHAGETLREAARGRLRTALGLPRDADPAALVESVSTRTGRQAADVGAVLYGPPVPDDPALVRLAGELDQVEREAGRT; encoded by the coding sequence GTGACGACCTCGGTTTCGCCGGATCTGCGCCGGATCTGGCGCGGTGCCCGTATCCCGCTCGCCCTCCTCGCCCTGATCTTCGTCGCCGGGGCCCTGCTGCTGCTCGGCCGCGGCGAGCAGGCCTACGGCGGCCTCGAACCCGGCTCGTACGAACCCGGCGGCGCGCACGCGCTCGTGAAGCTGCTGAAGGACCAGGGCGTCGACGTCCGGACCGTGCGCACGGCCGCCGAAGCGGACGCCGAAACCGGTGACGGCGCAACGCTGCTGGTCACCGCCCCGGACGTGGCCCCGGGCGCGCGGTTCGACGCGCTGCGGGAGCGCGCGGCCGACGTCGTACTGGTGACGCCGGGAGAGGTGACCCTGCGCGATTCGCTGCCGCTGGTGCACCCGGCCGGGCGCAGCGACGTCGGGACGCTGTCCCCGCGGTGCACGGTCGCCGCGGCGGTCGCGGCCGGCGACGCCACGCTCGGCGGGATCGGCTACGCCTCGCCGGGCGCGCGCTCGTGCTACCCCGGCGAAGACGGCGGCGGCACGCTGCTGCAGCTCGCCGAGGGGAACCGCACGACGACGCTGCTCGGCACGCCGGCGCCGCTGACCAACGAGCGGCTCGGCGAACAGGGCAACGCGGCGCTGGCGCTGCACCTGCTCGGCGCGCACCCGAAGCTCGTCTGGTACCTGCCGTCGGCGTCGGACCCGGCGCTGGAGAACTCCCGCCGGTCGATCTTCGACCTGATCCCGGACGGCTGGTACTACGGGGCCGCGCAGGCGTTCGTCGCGGTGGCCCTGCTGGCGTTGTGGCGGGCCCGCCGGCTCGGCCCGGTGGTTACCGAGCCGCTGCCGATCGTGGTCCGCGCGGCCGAGACGGCCGAGGGCCGCGCGCGGCTGTACCGGCGGGCGAAGGCGGCCGGGCACGCGGGCGAGACACTGCGGGAAGCGGCCCGCGGCCGGCTGCGCACCGCGCTGGGCCTGCCGCGCGACGCCGATCCGGCGGCGCTGGTGGAGTCGGTGAGCACGCGGACCGGGCGGCAGGCGGCCGACGTCGGCGCGGTCCTCTACGGCCCGCCGGTGCCCGACGACCCCGCGCTGGTCCGGCTGGCAGGGGAACTCGATCAGGTGGAACGAGAGGCAGGGCGAACTTGA
- a CDS encoding DUF58 domain-containing protein codes for MAVTGRLGLLALFGALVVGLLLPSVTGLLVVGAVLLVLVLADLALAGSVRALAFARSGDTSVRLGEPCEVRLVVANPGGRAVRGQLRDAWPPSAGAEDRHALRVPAGERRALVTSLRPTRRGDRTAARVTVRSVGPLGLAARQGSHAVPWTVRVLPPFHSRKHLPSRLARLQQLDGRNAVLIRGQGTEFDSLREYVIGDDVRSIDWRATARAADVMVRTWRPERDRHVVLVLDTGRVSAGRVGDAPRLDAAMDAALLLAALASRAGDRVDLLAYDRRLRAAVQGSSGASLLTSLVNAMAPLEPSLVETDARGMIAEVLQRTRRRALVVLLTGLDAAPLEEGLFPVLSSLRGRHELIVASVADPRVAEMLTARGDAEAVYDAASAARTTAERSRMTERLVRHGVSVVDAVPEELPPALADRYLALKAAGRL; via the coding sequence ATGGCGGTCACCGGAAGGCTCGGGCTGCTGGCGCTGTTCGGCGCGCTGGTGGTCGGGCTGCTCCTGCCGTCGGTCACCGGGCTGCTGGTGGTCGGCGCGGTGCTGCTGGTGCTCGTCCTGGCCGACCTGGCGCTGGCGGGCAGCGTGCGGGCGCTGGCGTTCGCGCGCTCGGGCGACACGTCGGTCCGGCTCGGCGAGCCGTGCGAGGTGCGGCTCGTGGTCGCGAACCCGGGCGGCCGGGCGGTGCGCGGGCAGCTGCGGGACGCGTGGCCGCCCAGCGCGGGCGCCGAAGACCGGCATGCGCTGCGCGTCCCGGCGGGGGAGCGGCGGGCGCTGGTGACCTCGCTGCGGCCGACCCGGCGCGGCGACCGGACGGCGGCGCGGGTGACGGTCCGGTCGGTCGGCCCGCTGGGTCTGGCCGCGCGCCAGGGTTCGCACGCGGTGCCGTGGACGGTCCGGGTGCTGCCGCCGTTCCACAGCCGCAAGCACCTGCCGTCGCGGCTGGCGCGGCTGCAGCAGCTCGACGGCCGCAACGCGGTGCTGATCCGCGGCCAGGGCACGGAGTTCGACTCGCTGCGCGAGTACGTCATCGGCGACGACGTCCGGTCGATCGACTGGCGCGCGACCGCGCGGGCGGCCGACGTCATGGTCCGGACCTGGCGGCCGGAGCGCGACCGGCACGTGGTGCTGGTCCTCGACACCGGCCGCGTTTCGGCGGGCCGGGTGGGCGACGCACCGCGCCTCGACGCGGCCATGGACGCGGCGTTGTTGCTGGCGGCACTGGCTTCCCGGGCCGGCGACCGCGTCGACCTGCTGGCCTACGACCGGCGCCTGCGGGCGGCGGTGCAGGGGTCGTCGGGAGCGTCGTTGCTGACGTCGCTGGTGAACGCGATGGCCCCGCTCGAACCGTCCCTGGTGGAGACGGACGCGCGCGGGATGATCGCGGAGGTGCTGCAGCGGACGCGCCGCCGCGCCTTGGTCGTGCTGCTGACCGGGCTGGACGCGGCGCCGCTGGAGGAAGGGCTGTTCCCGGTGCTGAGCTCGCTGCGGGGCCGCCACGAGCTGATCGTGGCGTCGGTGGCGGACCCGCGGGTGGCGGAGATGCTGACGGCCCGCGGCGACGCGGAAGCGGTCTACGACGCGGCGTCGGCCGCTCGCACGACGGCCGAGCGCAGCCGGATGACCGAGCGCCTGGTGCGGCACGGGGTGAGTGTGGTGGACGCGGTCCCGGAGGAACTGCCGCCGGCGCTGGCGGACCGGTACCTGGCCTTGAAAGCCGCCGGACGGCTTTAG